The following nucleotide sequence is from Oncorhynchus tshawytscha isolate Ot180627B unplaced genomic scaffold, Otsh_v2.0 Un_contig_3970_pilon_pilon, whole genome shotgun sequence.
CGATGCGCGCCCcctgggagggagggttggaccAGGTGGTCCTGACGATCTTCTCCATCTGGGACAGAACACGGGCCAGGTTGTCTTTATCCTGGGCCACTACCGTCAGGTTACCAACACGCTCATCTGGAGGAGGAAGGAACAAAATGGAGGATTAGCGTCAGAGAGGGTGTTTGACTGGCTGAGCGTTTGTGAGACAGAGATGAAACATGTAAGCAAAAACTGTGGCTATTGGAACACAgcagcagactgtgtgtgtgtgtgtgtgtgtgtgtatgtatgtgttacaTGTTGGTGTCCATGTCCATGTATAATATATGCTATTTAACAGACATtccattttacgtatgggtggtcccgggaattgaacccactatcctggcgttacaagcaccatgctcgaACACCGGAGACACAGAGGACCACGATGCACGTGTCTGTCTATAGACTCACTGTAGAGGCCAAAGTTCTTGGAGAAGGACTGGGCACAGAGCAGCTCAAATCCTTCAGAGACAAAGTAGCGGATGGCCCAGGCATCTTTATCCAGACTGCCTGATGCAAAACCCTGGTAGGCTGAGTCAAAGAACACAAACAGCTTCCTCCtctggaggagggggggggagagaaggaacacagagaggggagggagaagggaaagagagagaattgaattgagagggaagGAAAAACAAAAAAAGTTACCCCAAAATATAAATGAGCCTGATGGATAATGGTTGGGATTATGAGATGTCTGTTCTCCTGGGGAGTATTCATTAGTCTCAGACTGTCGTCACAGAACAGAAACAATTTCATCCAAATGGAAAACTTTTTGCAAAGAAAACTAGAGTTTGTATTGAACAGACTCAGGTAGGTCCCTACCCGTTTGGttccgtttggttcctagtgaatacactcctgctgtctcccctgtctcacctTCATGACCTCAGAGATCGTCTTCCATTCGTCAGGTGTGGGGTCTGTCCCCGTGGGGTTGTGGGCACAGGCATGGAGCACAAAGATAGAATGTTCTGGAGCGTTCTGacaaaataacacacacccacatcaaTTATCAAGGACAGGATTAGGGATGTGCATTTGAAAGAATGTCTGCGTTCAAGTAATCTCATGAAAATGATTTTGAGTCGTCAAATGTTAGTGTGAAACAGGGCTGACGGCAAAACAGTTTGCAGGGTGTTATCAGTTGTTCAGATTACTGGTTGTTTTGATACACAACTGAAAACCAAGCTGAAATATTAACGCAAGACGATCATCCATAGCTTGTTGTAGACTAAATCGTGCATGATGTCGCTCTAACTCaattccctccatccctacccctccctccctccctccatccctgcccctccctccctccatccctgcccctccctccctgccctccatccctccctacccatccctacccctccctccctccctccatccatccctacccctccatccctaccccctccctccctccatccatccctccctccccctccatctgtacctccctccatccctaccccctccctccctccctccatccatccctacccccccctccctccatccctccccccctccctccctccatccatccctaccccctccctccatccctaccccctccctccatccctaccccctccctccatccatccctaccccctccctccatccctctctcacctccaggTCATCCATTATACCGGTCACGTCCAGGCCTTTCTTTTCTCCGTCCCAGTAGTGGTAGGGGCGGATGTCTTTAAACCCAGCATCAGAAAACACTGCATTGTGGTTCTCTATAGGGCGAGAGTAgcagaaggagaaagaagaagatGGTGAGGCGGTGGAGAAGAGGGTATTTGTTCAGTATGTTTGTGCTCTTAAGGGGATCATGACTCAATAGAAGTAGAATATGTTGATTGGGCTCTGTGTGTCTGCTGCTGTGTCTCAGTTATCTTGTCGTCTAAACAGTCCTTATAGGCTCTACGGTTATCTTGTTGTCTAAACAGTCCCTATTGGCTCTACGGTTATCTTGTTGTCTAAACAGTCCTTATTGGCTCTACGGTTATCTTGTTGTCTAAACAGTCCCTATTGGCTCTACGGTTATCTTGTTGTCTAAACAGTCCTTATTGGCTCTACGGTTATCTTGTTGTCTAAACAGTCCCTATTGGCTCTACGGTTATCTTGTTGTCTAAACAGTCCCTATTggctctaccccctccctccctccctatcggtTATCTTGTGTCTAAACAGTCCCTATTGGCTCTACGGTTATCTTGTCGTCTAAACAGTCCCTATTGGCTCTACGGTTATCTTGTCGTCTAAACAGTCCCTATTGGCTCTACGGTTATCTTGTTGTCTAAACAGTCCCTATTGGCTCTACGGTTATCTTGTCGTCTAAACAGTCCTTATTGGCTCTACGGTTATCTTGTCGTCTAAACAGTCCTTATTGGCTCTACGGTTATCTTGTCGTCTAAACAGTCCTTATTGGCTCTACGATTATCTTGTTGTCTAAACAGTCCTTATTGGCTCTACGGTTATCTTGTTATCTAAAACAGTCCTTATTGGTTCTATGGAACCCAGGACTCCCTGGCTAAATCAATTCCATGTAAATGAGTTGGTTGTAGCCCTGCCCACTGACCCCAGGTTGGCGCGGAGACGTAGACGGGCGTGGCCGTGTTGTTGGTGCCGTTGTACCAGCGCCTCAGAAACTCCGCCCCGATCCTCAACGCACCGGTACCTCCCAACGCCTGGACCGCTCCcacctggaaagagagagaaaacgtcAACATTTGGGCAGGGCAAGGcagaagactgtgtgtgtgtttcccagtCCTACTACTCATCccccaggatgtgtgtgtgtttatgttgacTTCCACCCCACGATGTAGAATGTGAGTTACAGGAAGTAGAATTTAATTCAGTGCAATTCAAAGAGATTCGACTGAGTCGTGGAACGAGTTCTATTGAATCTGACAGGTCACACTTCCAGATACCAAATAATACATCACTTTTCCCTGGAAACAATGTTCATCAACTCTTTTAACCTTAGTGCTTAGAAGAACCCATTATATTTCCACCAACCATTTCATTGGCTTCTTTTTGAAGGCCTCAGGGTCAACTAATGCTGGGAAATGTAGTATTTCCCCCATATTGAACTAAATGTAAGTGATTAAATATAATAACTGAATATTCACATACAGGTTTGTTTTCTTTGATCATGCATTTCAACATTTTGTCCTGAAAATGGATTGTTTTATATGCATGTATATAAAGACATGTTTGATGTTTCAGACACAAGATGTATACTTATAGACACCTAATGTAGAATAGAAGAGCCATTTGAAATTAACAGAATTTCACTCAATTCTATTTCCTTTCAGTAAAAATTGTAATTCTGTATTCTCCTAACAACTTCAATTCAATAATTCTATGGGAATTTATGAGgcattctcaattcaattctcccCAACTCTGGTATGTGTCTATGTATATAcatgtgtccctccctccctccctcctacctaccCTCCCGTCCTTGATGGCGGGGCTGTCATCGCCCAGGGCCACCTTGGAGGCAGCAGAGCGGAGCTCAGGGAGACCCAGGATGGGAAGATACTCGTGGTTCAGACTGTTGTCCTCCACTATCATCTGCTCTACCTTCTTCACTACGGGCAGGACCCACGGTAGACAGTCATCTGTACGGtaggctgaggagagaggagacattatatactgtatctaactaTCTAGGCAGGACCCACGGTAGACAGTCATCTGTACGGtaggctgaggagagaggagacattatatactgtatctaactaTCTAGGCAGGACCCACGGTAGACAGTCATCTGTACGgtaggctgaggagagagagaggagacattatatactgtatctaactaTCTAGGCAGGACCCACGGTAGACAGTCATCTGTACGGtaggctgaggagagaggagacattatatactgtatctaactaTCTAGGCAGGACCCACGGTAGACAGTCATCTGTACGgtaggctgaggagagagagaggagacattatatactgtatctaactaTCTAGGCAGGACCCACGGTAGACAGTCATCTGTACGGTAGActgaggctggagagagagaggagacattatatactgtatctaactaTCTAGGCAGGACCCACGGTAGACAGTCATCTGTACggtagactgaggagagagagaggagacattatatactgtatctaactaTCTAGGCAGGACCCACGGTAGACAGTCATCTGTACggtagactgaggagagagagaggagacattatatactgtatctaactaTCTAGGCAGGACCCACGGTAGACGGTCATCTGTACGgtaggctgaggagagagagaggagacattatatactgtatctaactaTCTAGGCAGGACCCACGGTAGACGGTCATCTGTACGgtaggctgaggagagagagaggagacattatATACTGTTTCTAACTATCTAGGCAGGACCCACGGTAGACAGTCATCTGTACACCATCTGTATAcagggctccagagtggcgcagcggcctaaggcactgcatctcaatgctagaggcgtcactacagaccctggttcgattccaggctgtatcaaaacGGGAcatgattgggagtaccatagagcggcacacaattggcccagcgtcacccgggttagggtttggccgtcattggaaataagaatttgttcttaaatgacttgcccagttaaataaaaatgCTTTATAATACACACTGTACATGTCTGTCAGCCTGCCTGCGTGGGCAGGACCAACAGCAGGCAGTCATTTACTGTAGGCTGGAAAGACAAACAAGCATTACAGAGTACAATAGCCTAGTTATAATGAGCCTATTTAAAAATGTTAATGGTTGATACCAAAACAACCTTTCATAATGAGCACTAGCAGGCTGCAACATTGCCATAGTGCAGCAGTATGTTCACTTCATGCAGTCTGCTGTCACACCCTGCTCTGCTGGAGGTCACCCTGGCCTGaagaataagtgtgtgtgtgtgtgtgtgtgtgtgtgtgtgcgcacaatcctgtgcatgtgacttcCGAGGAGCTTCATTTCCCTCTCTAAGGAAAGCCTTTCAAGGTCTCTCCTTTCCTGTCCAGGCCAGTGCGCTCTACCATTGAGGATCAAATTACAGCCGTTGATATTCAGTTACCAAAGTTCACAACAAATAGCTAGACAAGCTGGCTGGCCTACACCAGGCCCTGGTCTAGTCTAAGGAGGAACTACAGACAtgtaggctagctggctggcCTACACCAGGCCCTGGTCTAGTCTAAGGAGGAACTACAGACAtgtaggctagctggctggcCTACACCAGGCCCTGGTCTAGTCTAAGGAGAAACTACAGACATGTAGCCTAGCTGGCTGGCCTACACCAGGCCCTGGTCTAGTCTAAGGAGAAACTACAGACAtgtaggctagctggctggcCTACACCAGGCCCTGGTCTAGTCTAAGGAGAAACTACAGACAtgtaggctagctggctggcCTACACCATGCCCTAGTCTAGTCTAAGGAGAAACTACAGACAtgtaggctagctggctggcCTACACCATGCCCTAGTCTAGTCTAAGGAGAAACTACAGACATGTAGCCTAGCTGGCTGGCCTACACCAGGCCCTGGTCTAGTCTAAGGAGAAACTACAGACATGTAGCCTAGCTGGCTGGCCTACACCAGGCCCTGGTCTAGTCTAAGGAGAAACTAGACATGTAGCCTAGCTGGCTGGCCTACACCAGGCCCTGGTCTAGTCTAAGGAGAAACTACAGACATGTAGGCTCGCTGGTTAGAAGCTACTTTTCTTTATTGTTCCCCCCTTCCTGCATTTCATTAATACCAAATACTGATTCATCAAGGTCACAAAACAAGCCCAACTAGTTTTTTTATAACAGTTCCTCAACACACCCTGTTTCTACTAGAATCAGTCTCTCACCGCCAACAACAACCAGTCGATATTTTCCCAGTCCTGTGTGGTGTTATGAGGCCCTTGGCTCTGGGTTCTGTAGATACTACCAAGGGAGTACGACCGGAACTGACTTTTCCTAGCAGGTTGAGctaaccccttcccttttcctagCAGGTTGAGctaaccccttcccttttcctagCAGGTTGAGctaaccccttcccttttcctagCAGGTTGAGCTAACCCCATCCATTTCCCTAGCAGGTTGAGCCAACCTCATCCATTTCCCTAGCAGGTTGAGCCAACCCCATCCATTTCCCTAGCAGGTTGAGCCAACCCCATCCATTTCCCTAGCAGGTTGAGCCAACCCCATCCATTTCCCTAGCAGGTTGAGCTAACCCCATCCCTTTTCCTAGCAGGTTGAGCTAACCCCATCCCTTTTCCTAGCAGGTTGAGCTAACCCCATCCCTTTTCCTAGCAGGTTGAGCTAACCCCATCCCTTTTCCTAGCAGGTTGAGCTAACCCCATCCCTTTTCCTAGCAGGTTGAGCTAACCCCATCCCTTTTCCTAGCAGGTTGAGCTAACCCCATCCCTTTTCCTAGCAGGTTGAGCTAACCCCATCCCTTTTAACCCCATCCCTTTTCCTAGCAGGTTGAGCTAACCCCATCCCTTTTCCTAGCAGGTTGAGCTAACCCCATCCCTTTTCCTAGCAGGTTGAGCTAACCCCATCCCTTTTCCTAGCAGGTTGAGctaaccccttcccttttcctagCAGGTTGAGCTAACCCCatcccttttcctaaccttaacctaagtcTTCTAACCTGCTACGTACATTTTCCCACCCTGCTGAGTAAATTCTCCTTACCTGCAATGAAAAAGTCACTTCCAGTCATAGCTGTACTCCTAGGTTCCCCAACTGGCCGAATTTGGCCcgcatgcttttttttttttgggggggggggctagcTCCAAAtgattttggaaatctgttccaaagtattcccacgcacaATAGTGAGATATGTGATCATATGAAAATATGTGATTATGTTCTAGTCAattattatatctgtttgggcttcttgccgTAAATTTGCTGTCATCAAATGACCATCGGCTCAAGAAAAACAATGGTCCCGGTGTAGAATCTAGTTCATGAGTCCTGCTGTTCTCCCTCTAGTCAGAACCATTGTtcacctgtctgtgtctgtcgttGTGAATTTAACAGAGCGTGGTTTGGGGAACAGGTTGAAACGGTGAGTGAGAAGATACAATCATGTATTCCCTACAGCCTTGGCATTGGAAGACTGATGAATGGAAGGGATGACGATATAACCTAGTAGTGAAGGCAGAGTGATCTATTCCAAACCCAACACATGCATAACTATCTGTTCTGTACTGCATCCAGCAATCATTTTCTTTCCATCAGCTACAGAGCCCACTGGTCATAGAGATccaattcctaattctatggcaatggtattcagacctcttctccAATGTTTAGGAATGACCACAGACCTAGACCTTTTGGAAGGTGTGTCACCCTACGACTGGTGATAAGTTAACAGTTTATAATACACTTCTATTGCGGACTGCCTGTTCTGTATGGACCGCACGGGTTCTCGTAGAATCAATCATGAGGTCACATTGCTTTCCAATGTCCACCAAATGTCAAACTCCAGAATGAGCAGCGTTTTATAAATGCTTCCATGATAGATACTAGCTAGATGCCCCTGTATTAGCAGAAAACTATGGCTGATATATGCGGCAGTTTAGTTGCACTTCGACTAGTCTGTTAGCCTGCATGCTAACGAGGAAGGTCAAAGCCATGTTAGTTGGCAAGCATTCTAATGTCATGCTACTCAAACTAGTGCCCGTGGTCCAAGCAGTTTACCCGTCTGTGTTGCACATTCTAAACGTAAGTTAGCACAGCTTGTTGGAGCTTCTCTCTCTTACCTCCGACTCCCAAATTCACCTTCTGCGCGTGAGTGTCCTCTCTGAAATCGGCAGTCAGTTTAAAAACGGCCACTGGAGGGGCTTGAGGTACTTCGGCGAAT
It contains:
- the LOC112230180 gene encoding aspartate aminotransferase, cytoplasmic, with the protein product MSIFAEVPQAPPVAVFKLTADFREDTHAQKVNLGVGAYRTDDCLPWVLPVVKKVEQMIVEDNSLNHEYLPILGLPELRSAASKVALGDDSPAIKDGRVGAVQALGGTGALRIGAEFLRRWYNGTNNTATPVYVSAPTWENHNAVFSDAGFKDIRPYHYWDGEKKGLDVTGIMDDLENAPEHSIFVLHACAHNPTGTDPTPDEWKTISEVMKRRKLFVFFDSAYQGFASGSLDKDAWAIRYFVSEGFELLCAQSFSKNFGLYNERVGNLTVVAQDKDNLARVLSQMEKIVRTTWSNPPSQGARIVAITLNNPDLFIEWKGNVKTMADRVLLMRDQLKAVPLPCSGGTPGTWDHITQQIGMFSFTGLNPKQVQYMIKEKHVYLMASGRINMCGLTSKNIDYVAESIHETVSKVQ